From Klebsiella electrica, the proteins below share one genomic window:
- a CDS encoding Flp family type IVb pilin — protein sequence MLNRVYDKYLAAYSCVAGCIYDFKNNEKGVTAVEYAIVIAGVAAVVAVVFGSGGTVENMLTGIFDNIKTKVDTSMQLGGGGTPAP from the coding sequence ATGCTAAACCGTGTTTATGATAAATATCTGGCTGCCTATAGCTGTGTTGCTGGATGCATTTATGATTTCAAAAACAATGAAAAAGGCGTCACCGCCGTTGAGTACGCGATTGTCATCGCAGGCGTGGCCGCCGTTGTTGCCGTTGTTTTCGGTTCGGGCGGAACCGTAGAGAATATGTTGACCGGGATTTTTGACAATATCAAAACTAAGGTTGATACCTCTATGCAACTTGGCGGTGGCGGTACCCCTGCGCCATAA
- the urtE gene encoding urea ABC transporter ATP-binding subunit UrtE, whose translation MLQVNQLHQYYGGSHILRGVDFAARQGEVTCLLGRNGVGKTTLLKCLMGLIPARSGEVIWQDKPITQRKPHQRVQAGIAYVPQGREIFPRLTVEENLLMGLSRFPARDAGQVPEEIYQLFPVLKTMKQRRGGDLSGGQQQQLAIGRALASRPQLLILDEPTEGIQPSVIKEIGEVIRQLANRGDMAILLVEQFYDFAAALADRYLVMSRGTIIQQGNGAEMEAEGVRGMVTI comes from the coding sequence ATGCTACAGGTTAACCAGTTACATCAATATTATGGCGGCAGCCACATTCTGCGCGGGGTCGACTTTGCGGCCCGGCAAGGCGAGGTTACCTGTCTGCTGGGGCGCAATGGCGTGGGTAAAACCACCTTACTGAAGTGTCTGATGGGGCTTATCCCGGCGCGCAGCGGCGAAGTCATCTGGCAGGACAAACCGATTACCCAGCGTAAACCGCACCAGCGGGTGCAGGCTGGCATCGCCTATGTGCCGCAGGGACGTGAAATCTTTCCTCGCCTGACGGTGGAAGAGAACCTGCTGATGGGGCTGTCGCGATTCCCGGCCAGGGACGCCGGGCAGGTACCGGAGGAGATTTATCAGCTGTTTCCGGTGCTGAAAACCATGAAACAGCGGCGCGGCGGCGATCTCTCCGGCGGTCAGCAGCAGCAGCTGGCGATTGGTCGCGCGCTGGCCAGTCGGCCGCAACTGCTGATCCTCGACGAGCCGACGGAAGGTATCCAGCCATCGGTCATCAAAGAGATTGGCGAAGTGATCCGCCAGCTGGCGAACCGTGGCGATATGGCTATTCTGCTGGTCGAGCAGTTCTATGACTTTGCCGCGGCGCTGGCCGATCGCTATCTGGTGATGTCGCGGGGAACGATTATTCAGCAGGGTAACGGGGCGGAGATGGAAGCCGAAGGGGTACGCGGCATGGTGACAATTTAA